One window of Streptomyces sp. NBC_00273 genomic DNA carries:
- a CDS encoding STAS domain-containing protein: MEIRRLVLPGPGPADPQDTALLCARLARLYDGGAGAVVCDAAAVSAPGLADVEVLARLRLTARGRPLRVTGAAPALRALLDLVGLVELLGEVEQREPPRGVQEGVESDDLAV; the protein is encoded by the coding sequence GTGGAGATCCGACGACTCGTGCTGCCCGGCCCCGGACCGGCCGACCCGCAGGACACCGCGCTGCTGTGCGCCCGGCTGGCCCGGCTCTACGACGGCGGGGCGGGCGCGGTGGTCTGCGACGCCGCCGCGGTGAGCGCGCCCGGGCTGGCCGACGTCGAGGTGCTGGCCCGGCTGCGGCTGACCGCCCGGGGGCGGCCGCTGCGGGTGACCGGGGCCGCGCCCGCCCTCCGGGCCCTACTGGACCTCGTAGGCCTCGTCGAGCTGCTCGGGGAGGTCGAACAGCGGGAACCACCGCGCGGTGTCCAGGAAGGCGTTGAGTCCGACGATCTTGCCGTCTGA
- a CDS encoding Uma2 family endonuclease, with protein MSAPTVQHEPTGGDGWDDLVRLWEETDGPEGCKVEIIEGIITGAPPPANHNNFIAAKVHRCLLAAIPENWEIFQTLNVAVPSRSGLYIPDVVVVPEDLVLEDDGNFISAAAAELAVEITSKSNASHDRIAKAAGYAQAGIPLYLLIDAHAPGGATITLYGEPSNAVYRVLQAGKFGETFHLPAPFDLKLDTSVFPTP; from the coding sequence ATGAGCGCACCCACCGTCCAGCACGAGCCCACGGGTGGCGACGGCTGGGACGACCTCGTCCGCCTCTGGGAGGAGACGGACGGGCCGGAGGGCTGCAAGGTGGAGATCATCGAGGGGATCATCACCGGGGCGCCGCCGCCTGCCAACCACAACAACTTCATCGCGGCCAAGGTGCATCGATGCCTGCTGGCCGCGATCCCTGAAAACTGGGAGATCTTCCAGACCCTCAACGTGGCCGTCCCGTCCCGCAGCGGCCTGTACATCCCGGATGTCGTGGTCGTCCCGGAAGACCTCGTCCTCGAAGACGACGGGAACTTCATCTCCGCTGCTGCTGCGGAGCTGGCCGTCGAGATCACCTCGAAGTCGAACGCTTCGCACGACCGCATCGCCAAGGCCGCCGGGTACGCCCAGGCAGGCATCCCGCTCTACCTGCTCATCGACGCCCACGCGCCCGGCGGCGCGACCATCACCCTCTACGGTGAGCCCAGCAACGCCGTTTACCGGGTCCTCCAGGCCGGCAAGTTCGGCGAGACCTTCCACCTGCCCGCGCCGTTCGACCTCAAGCTGGACACGTCGGTCTTCCCCACCCCCTGA
- a CDS encoding thymidine phosphorylase: MDVISVIRTKRDRGELSPEQIDWVIDAYTRGVVADEQMSALAMAILLNGMNRTEIARWTAAMIASGERMNFDSLSRPTADKHSTGGVGDKITLPLAPLVAACGAAVPQLSGRGLGHTGGTLDKLESIPGWRALLSNEEMLHVLDTTGAVICAAGDGLAPADKKLYALRDVTGTVEAIPLIASSIMSKKIAEGTGSLVLDVKVGTGAFMKNIEDARELARTMVGLGTDSGVKTVALLTDMSTPLGLTAGNALEVRESVEVLAGGGPADVVELTIALAKEMLDAAGIKDADPAKALADGSAMDHWRRMIAAQGGDPDATLPVAREQHVVTAPESGVLTRLDAYGVGVAAWRLGAGRARKEDPVQAGAGVELHAKPGDTVTAGQPLMTLHTDTPEKFDYALASLAGTYDIAPAGTAFSATPIVLDRIA; this comes from the coding sequence ATGGACGTCATCTCCGTCATCCGGACCAAGCGGGACCGCGGTGAGCTGAGCCCCGAGCAGATCGACTGGGTCATCGACGCGTACACCCGCGGTGTCGTGGCCGACGAGCAGATGTCGGCGCTGGCGATGGCCATCCTGCTCAACGGCATGAACCGGACCGAGATCGCCCGCTGGACCGCGGCGATGATCGCCTCCGGCGAGCGGATGAACTTCGACTCCCTCTCCCGCCCGACCGCCGACAAGCACTCCACGGGCGGCGTCGGCGACAAGATCACCCTTCCGCTCGCCCCGCTCGTCGCCGCGTGCGGCGCGGCCGTGCCCCAGCTGTCCGGCCGCGGCCTCGGCCACACCGGCGGCACCCTCGACAAGCTGGAGTCCATCCCCGGCTGGCGCGCACTGCTCTCCAACGAGGAGATGCTGCACGTCCTGGACACCACCGGCGCCGTCATCTGTGCGGCCGGCGACGGCCTGGCCCCGGCGGACAAGAAGCTCTACGCGCTGCGCGACGTCACCGGCACGGTCGAGGCCATCCCGCTGATCGCCTCCTCGATCATGTCGAAGAAGATCGCCGAGGGCACCGGCTCGCTCGTCCTGGACGTCAAGGTCGGCACCGGCGCCTTCATGAAGAACATCGAGGACGCCCGCGAGCTGGCCCGCACCATGGTCGGCCTCGGCACCGACTCGGGCGTCAAGACCGTCGCGCTCCTCACCGACATGTCCACGCCGCTGGGCCTGACCGCCGGAAACGCCCTCGAAGTCCGCGAGTCCGTCGAGGTCCTGGCCGGCGGCGGCCCCGCCGACGTGGTCGAGCTGACCATCGCGCTGGCCAAGGAGATGCTGGACGCGGCGGGCATCAAGGACGCCGACCCGGCGAAGGCCCTGGCCGACGGCTCCGCGATGGACCACTGGCGCCGGATGATCGCGGCCCAGGGCGGCGACCCGGACGCGACCCTCCCGGTCGCCCGCGAGCAGCACGTGGTCACCGCCCCCGAGTCGGGCGTCCTGACCCGCCTGGACGCGTACGGGGTCGGCGTCGCCGCCTGGCGCCTGGGCGCCGGCCGTGCGCGCAAGGAGGACCCGGTGCAGGCGGGCGCGGGCGTCGAGCTCCACGCGAAGCCGGGCGACACGGTGACGGCGGGCCAGCCGCTGATGACCCTGCACACGGACACCCCGGAGAAGTTCGACTACGCCCTCGCCTCCCTGGCGGGCACGTACGACATCGCCCCGGCGGGCACGGCCTTCTCGGCCACCCCGATCGTCCTGGACCGCATCGCCTGA
- a CDS encoding cytidine deaminase: MTSDPTVDWEALRTSAREAMTRAYAPYSGFPVGVAALVDDGRVVTGCNVENASYGLGLCAECGLVSSLQATGGGRLTHFTCVDGKGEILVPCGRCRQLLYEFGGDELLVETPDGVLPLAAMLPQAFGPDHLR, from the coding sequence GTGACCTCGGACCCGACGGTGGACTGGGAAGCCCTGCGGACGTCCGCCCGGGAAGCGATGACCCGGGCGTACGCCCCGTACTCGGGCTTCCCGGTCGGGGTCGCCGCCCTGGTGGACGACGGCCGCGTCGTGACCGGCTGCAACGTCGAGAACGCCAGCTACGGGCTGGGCCTGTGCGCCGAGTGCGGGCTGGTCTCCTCCCTCCAGGCGACCGGCGGCGGCCGCCTCACGCACTTCACGTGCGTGGACGGCAAGGGCGAGATCCTCGTCCCGTGCGGCCGCTGCCGCCAGCTGCTCTACGAATTCGGCGGCGACGAGCTGCTGGTGGAGACCCCGGACGGGGTCCTCCCGCTGGCGGCGATGCTGCCGCAGGCCTTCGGGCCCGACCACCTGAGATAG
- a CDS encoding ABC transporter permease, producing MTATATSTPPPAAPKAAGGKGGRTRLSLPVILLIIAGALVALSAVRAITGAQDLTSAGQVSAALSLAVPIGMAGLGGLWAERAGVVNIGLEGMMILGTFFGAWAGWQTSPWLGVLVGILGGMFGGLLHAVATVTFGVDHIISGIAINILAVGFTTYFAKLWFNTGAAAAAGGSPKQSPPADSITSFSVPGLSDWLADIEKHHWFVVSDVAGILGGLVTNLSLLTIVAVALIVGTFFVLWKTAFGLRLRSCGENPIAAESLGVNVYKYKYIAVIVSGGLAGLGGAYLSLVTSHIYNEGQTGGRGYIGLAAMIFGNWRPGGLAMGAGLFGFADALQLRSGGQSVHALLLLLFAVLVAIAAWKAYKKRWITSSIAIVIGVGVFIWYLGTESVPVEFVSATPYIVTLLVLSLSAQRLRMPKADGMRYRKGEGK from the coding sequence GTGACCGCCACGGCGACTTCCACCCCGCCGCCCGCCGCCCCCAAGGCAGCCGGTGGCAAGGGCGGCCGCACCCGGCTCTCCCTCCCGGTGATCCTGCTGATCATCGCGGGCGCGCTCGTCGCGCTCTCCGCCGTGCGCGCCATCACCGGAGCGCAGGACCTGACCTCGGCGGGCCAGGTCAGCGCGGCCCTGTCGCTGGCCGTGCCGATCGGCATGGCCGGTCTCGGCGGTCTGTGGGCCGAGCGCGCGGGCGTGGTCAACATCGGCCTCGAGGGCATGATGATCCTCGGCACCTTCTTCGGTGCCTGGGCCGGCTGGCAGACCAGCCCCTGGCTCGGTGTCCTCGTCGGCATCCTGGGCGGCATGTTCGGTGGCCTGCTGCACGCGGTCGCCACCGTCACCTTCGGCGTCGACCACATCATCTCCGGTATCGCGATCAACATCCTGGCCGTCGGTTTCACCACCTACTTCGCCAAGCTGTGGTTCAACACCGGTGCGGCCGCGGCCGCCGGCGGCAGCCCGAAGCAGTCGCCGCCGGCCGACAGCATCACCTCGTTCAGCGTGCCGGGCCTGTCCGACTGGCTGGCCGACATCGAGAAGCACCACTGGTTCGTCGTCTCGGACGTCGCGGGCATCCTCGGCGGCCTGGTCACCAACCTCTCGCTGCTGACGATCGTCGCCGTGGCCCTCATCGTCGGCACGTTCTTCGTGCTGTGGAAGACGGCGTTCGGTCTGCGGCTGCGCTCCTGTGGCGAGAACCCGATCGCGGCCGAGTCGCTGGGCGTCAACGTCTACAAGTACAAGTACATCGCGGTGATCGTCTCCGGCGGTCTGGCCGGCCTCGGCGGCGCCTACCTGTCGCTGGTCACCTCGCACATCTACAACGAGGGCCAGACCGGCGGCCGTGGTTACATCGGCCTCGCGGCGATGATCTTCGGTAACTGGCGGCCGGGCGGCCTCGCCATGGGTGCCGGCCTGTTCGGCTTCGCCGACGCCCTGCAGCTGCGCAGCGGCGGCCAGTCCGTGCACGCGCTGCTCCTGCTCCTGTTCGCGGTCCTCGTCGCGATCGCGGCCTGGAAGGCGTACAAGAAGCGCTGGATCACCTCCTCGATCGCCATCGTCATCGGTGTCGGCGTGTTCATCTGGTACCTCGGCACGGAAAGCGTCCCGGTCGAGTTCGTCAGTGCCACCCCGTACATCGTGACCCTGCTGGTGCTGTCGCTCTCGGCGCAGCGGCTGCGGATGCCCAAGGCGGACGGCATGCGTTACCGCAAGGGCGAGGGTAAGTGA
- a CDS encoding ABC transporter permease → MKKIDKERLLLGIAAPLLAIVAAFLITALVLAATGKEPFSAFGIMFEYGVKSDSQVYIINKATTYYLAGIAVAVGFRMNLFNIGVDGQYRLAAFFAAAVGGALTLPGIVQIPLIILTAMIVGAMWAGIAGILKVTRGVSEVVSTIMLNMIATAIIGYLLQPGRLGHLDEAGTKVATTPLPDSSHFFEIPTTPTPIYGFVVVALIAGVGYWFTLARTRFGFDLRTVGQSDTAAAASGVNVKKMVITAMLISGAMAGLIGMPTLLNDSYEFGGDFPIGIGFTGIAIALLGRNHPIGIALAAILWAFLERGGQKLEFQDYDREIVGVMQGVIVLCVVIAYELVRRYGLKRQQRQVGEKLAAQARSNDQTEVSA, encoded by the coding sequence ATGAAGAAGATCGACAAGGAGCGACTGCTCCTGGGCATCGCGGCCCCGCTGCTCGCGATCGTCGCCGCGTTCCTGATCACCGCCCTGGTCCTGGCCGCGACCGGCAAGGAGCCGTTCAGCGCCTTCGGGATCATGTTCGAGTACGGCGTGAAGTCGGACAGCCAGGTCTACATCATCAACAAGGCGACGACGTACTACCTGGCGGGTATCGCGGTGGCCGTCGGCTTCCGCATGAACCTGTTCAACATCGGTGTCGACGGCCAGTACCGCCTCGCCGCATTCTTCGCCGCCGCCGTGGGCGGCGCGCTGACCCTGCCGGGCATCGTGCAGATCCCGCTGATCATCCTCACCGCGATGATCGTCGGCGCCATGTGGGCCGGCATCGCCGGTATCCTCAAGGTCACCCGCGGCGTCAGCGAGGTCGTCTCCACGATCATGCTGAACATGATCGCGACCGCGATCATCGGCTACCTCCTCCAGCCCGGCCGCCTCGGCCACCTGGACGAGGCCGGCACCAAGGTCGCCACGACCCCGCTGCCGGACTCCTCGCACTTCTTCGAGATCCCGACCACGCCGACCCCGATCTACGGCTTCGTCGTGGTCGCGCTGATCGCCGGTGTCGGGTACTGGTTCACGCTGGCCCGCACCCGCTTCGGCTTCGACCTGCGCACCGTCGGCCAGTCCGACACGGCCGCCGCGGCCAGCGGTGTCAACGTCAAGAAGATGGTCATCACCGCCATGCTGATCTCCGGCGCCATGGCCGGTCTGATCGGCATGCCGACGCTGCTCAACGACTCGTACGAGTTCGGCGGCGACTTCCCCATCGGCATCGGCTTCACCGGTATCGCCATCGCCCTGCTCGGCCGCAACCACCCGATCGGCATCGCGCTCGCCGCGATCCTCTGGGCCTTCCTGGAGCGCGGCGGCCAGAAGCTGGAGTTCCAGGACTACGACCGGGAGATCGTCGGCGTCATGCAGGGCGTCATCGTCCTCTGTGTCGTCATCGCCTACGAACTCGTGCGCCGCTACGGCCTCAAGCGCCAGCAGCGACAGGTCGGCGAGAAGCTCGCCGCCCAGGCCCGTTCCAACGACCAGACGGAGGTGTCGGCGTGA
- a CDS encoding ABC transporter ATP-binding protein: MKASSPNAVELRGITKRFPGVVANHDIDITVRRGTVHALVGENGAGKSTLMKILYGMQKPDEGTITVDGEQVVFNDPGDAIDRGVGMVHQHFMLADYLTVLENVVLGSEKLYGIGDKARAKIKEISDAYGLGVRPDALVEDLGVADRQRVEILKVLFRGARTLILDEPTAVLVPQEVDALFDNLRELKAEGLTVIFISHKLGEVLSVADDITVIRRGTTVGTADPANITTKQLAELMVGAELPSPETRESTVTDVPMLTVDGLSLSAVDPDGVVRAVLDGITFTIHKGEVLGIAGVEGNGQSELVDSIMGMRHPGQGVVTLDGNDISAAPTRKRREDGIGCIPEDRHRHGLLLEAPLWENRILGHVTEKPNSRGPILDLKAARKDTERIVREYDVRTPGIDVTAASLSGGNQQKLIVGREMSHNPKLLIAAHPTRGVDVGAQAQIWDQIREARREGLAVLLISADLDELIGLSDTLRVMYRGRLVADADPATITPEELGSAMTGAAAGHLEHEESPEGTDGPEDEAR, from the coding sequence ATCAAAGCCTCCAGTCCCAACGCCGTAGAACTCCGCGGCATCACCAAGCGTTTCCCCGGAGTCGTGGCCAACCACGACATCGACATCACCGTGCGCCGCGGCACCGTGCACGCCCTCGTGGGCGAGAACGGCGCGGGCAAGTCGACCCTGATGAAGATCCTCTACGGCATGCAGAAGCCGGACGAGGGGACCATCACGGTCGACGGCGAGCAGGTGGTCTTCAACGACCCCGGCGACGCCATCGACCGCGGCGTCGGCATGGTGCACCAGCACTTCATGCTCGCGGACTACCTCACCGTCCTCGAGAACGTCGTCCTCGGCTCCGAGAAGCTGTACGGCATCGGCGACAAGGCCCGCGCCAAGATCAAGGAGATCTCGGACGCGTACGGACTGGGCGTTCGCCCGGACGCCCTCGTCGAGGACCTCGGTGTGGCCGACAGGCAGCGTGTGGAGATCCTCAAGGTCCTGTTCCGCGGTGCCCGGACGCTGATCCTCGACGAGCCCACCGCGGTCCTGGTCCCGCAGGAGGTCGACGCGCTCTTCGACAACCTCCGCGAGCTCAAGGCCGAGGGCCTCACCGTCATCTTCATCTCGCACAAGCTGGGCGAGGTCCTGTCGGTCGCCGACGACATCACCGTCATCCGGCGCGGCACGACGGTCGGCACGGCGGACCCGGCGAACATCACGACCAAGCAGCTCGCCGAGCTGATGGTCGGCGCCGAGCTGCCCTCCCCGGAGACCCGCGAGTCCACGGTGACGGACGTCCCGATGCTCACGGTCGACGGTCTGTCGCTGAGCGCCGTCGACCCCGACGGCGTCGTCCGCGCGGTCCTCGACGGCATCACCTTCACCATCCACAAGGGCGAGGTCCTGGGCATCGCCGGCGTGGAGGGCAACGGTCAGTCCGAGCTCGTCGACTCGATCATGGGAATGCGCCACCCCGGCCAGGGCGTGGTCACCCTCGACGGCAACGACATCTCCGCCGCGCCGACCCGCAAGCGTCGCGAGGACGGCATCGGCTGCATCCCCGAGGACCGCCACCGGCACGGCCTGCTGCTGGAGGCCCCCCTCTGGGAGAACCGCATCCTCGGCCACGTCACCGAGAAGCCGAACTCCCGGGGACCGATCCTCGACCTGAAGGCCGCCCGCAAGGACACCGAGCGGATCGTGCGCGAGTACGACGTCCGCACGCCGGGCATCGACGTCACCGCGGCCTCGCTCTCCGGCGGCAACCAGCAGAAGCTGATCGTCGGTCGCGAGATGAGCCACAACCCGAAGCTGCTGATCGCCGCGCACCCCACCCGGGGCGTGGACGTCGGCGCGCAGGCGCAGATCTGGGACCAGATCCGCGAGGCGCGCCGCGAAGGCCTGGCGGTGCTGCTGATCTCCGCGGACCTGGACGAGCTGATCGGCCTCTCCGACACCCTGCGCGTGATGTACCGCGGCCGGCTGGTCGCGGACGCGGACCCGGCGACCATCACCCCGGAGGAGCTCGGGTCGGCCATGACCGGTGCCGCCGCCGGACACCTTGAGCACGAAGAGAGCCCTGAGGGCACCGACGGCCCGGAGGACGAGGCCCGATGA
- a CDS encoding BMP family lipoprotein: MRRVSKILSASIATAALALTATACGESSTESSGSGDGKVKVGMAYDVGGRGDNSFNDSAARGLDKAKADLGVETKELTAKTGETPADREQRLVSLAEGGYNPVIGVGFAYKDALEKAAAKYPKTTFGLVDSVSEKPNVSSIVFTEEQGSYLAGVAAALKSKDGQIGFIGGVDIPLIKKFAAGFQQGVKDTKPEANVQIQYLSTGTDMSGFGAPDKGKAAAKGMLDKGIDVVYSAAGGSGAGAIEAVAAKPGAWAIGVDSDQAKDPALSKYAGSILTSVVKNVDTGVFELVKSVQDGKPMTGTHAYSLAENGVSLTTTGDHLKDIQAQLDEAKKKIVDGQIKVATTL; encoded by the coding sequence TTGCGCCGGGTATCCAAGATCCTCTCCGCGTCCATCGCGACTGCGGCACTCGCCCTCACCGCCACCGCCTGCGGCGAGTCGTCCACCGAGAGCTCCGGCTCCGGCGACGGCAAGGTCAAGGTCGGCATGGCCTACGACGTCGGCGGCCGTGGCGACAACTCCTTCAACGACTCTGCCGCGCGTGGCCTGGACAAGGCCAAGGCGGACCTCGGTGTCGAGACCAAGGAGCTCACCGCCAAGACCGGTGAGACCCCGGCCGACCGCGAGCAGCGTCTCGTCTCCCTCGCCGAGGGCGGCTACAACCCCGTCATCGGTGTCGGCTTCGCCTACAAGGACGCGCTCGAGAAGGCCGCGGCCAAGTACCCGAAGACCACCTTCGGCCTCGTCGACTCCGTCTCCGAGAAGCCGAACGTCTCCTCGATCGTCTTCACCGAGGAGCAGGGCTCCTACCTCGCCGGTGTCGCGGCCGCGCTGAAGTCCAAGGACGGTCAGATCGGCTTCATCGGCGGTGTGGACATCCCCCTGATCAAGAAGTTCGCCGCCGGCTTCCAGCAGGGTGTCAAGGACACCAAGCCGGAGGCCAACGTCCAGATCCAGTACCTGTCCACCGGTACGGACATGTCCGGCTTCGGTGCCCCGGACAAGGGCAAGGCCGCCGCCAAGGGCATGCTCGACAAGGGCATCGACGTCGTCTACTCGGCCGCGGGCGGCTCCGGCGCCGGCGCCATCGAGGCCGTCGCCGCCAAGCCGGGCGCGTGGGCGATCGGCGTCGACTCGGACCAGGCCAAGGACCCGGCCCTGTCCAAGTACGCCGGCTCCATCCTGACCTCGGTCGTCAAGAACGTCGACACCGGTGTCTTCGAGCTCGTCAAGTCCGTCCAGGACGGCAAGCCGATGACCGGCACCCACGCCTACTCGCTGGCCGAGAACGGTGTCTCGCTGACGACCACGGGTGACCACCTCAAGGACATCCAGGCCCAGCTGGACGAGGCCAAGAAGAAGATCGTCGACGGCCAGATCAAGGTCGCCACGACCCTCTGA
- a CDS encoding amidohydrolase, translated as MSRESQTAQPAASDRPELPGKLPDHLRTELIAFRRDLHMHPELGHQEFRTTAAIKARLEKAGLRPRVLKSGTGLICDVGTWDGGRPMLALRADIDALPIPDAKTHVPYRSTFADRAHACGHDVHTTVVLGAGLVLAELDRQGLLPRPVRLLFQPAEEVLPGGATDAIESGVLDGVGRIVAVHCDPRVDAGRIGLRAGPITSACDRLEVTLSGPGGHTARPHLTTDLVTAAARVAVDAPALLARRMDARSGMSVTWGRIEAGHACNVIPMHAELSGTVRCLDLNAWHEAPDMIHAAIDEIATMHGAKFEINHVRGVPPVVNDPVITELLREAMGVRRGAESVEDTEQSLGGEDFSWYLEHVPGAMARLGVRAPGDTAKRDLHRGDFDVDESAIGVGVEFFTAAALLDGRRARPVGDR; from the coding sequence ATGTCCCGCGAGTCCCAGACCGCCCAGCCCGCCGCGTCCGACCGGCCCGAGCTGCCCGGCAAGCTTCCGGACCACCTGCGTACCGAACTGATTGCCTTCCGCCGGGACTTGCACATGCACCCGGAGCTCGGACACCAGGAATTCCGTACCACCGCGGCGATCAAGGCCCGGTTGGAGAAAGCCGGCCTGCGACCACGGGTGCTGAAGTCCGGTACGGGCCTGATCTGTGACGTGGGCACCTGGGACGGGGGCCGGCCGATGCTGGCCCTGCGCGCGGACATCGACGCCCTGCCCATTCCCGATGCCAAGACGCACGTCCCGTACCGCTCGACCTTCGCGGACCGCGCCCACGCCTGCGGCCACGACGTGCACACCACGGTCGTCCTCGGCGCCGGCCTGGTCCTCGCCGAGCTCGACCGGCAGGGGCTGCTGCCCCGCCCCGTGCGGCTGCTCTTCCAGCCCGCCGAGGAAGTGCTCCCGGGCGGGGCCACCGACGCCATCGAGTCCGGGGTCCTGGACGGGGTGGGCCGGATCGTCGCCGTGCACTGCGACCCCCGGGTCGACGCGGGGCGCATCGGGCTGCGGGCCGGCCCCATCACCTCCGCCTGCGACCGGCTGGAGGTCACCCTCTCCGGCCCCGGCGGTCACACCGCGCGGCCCCACCTGACCACCGACCTGGTGACGGCCGCCGCCCGGGTGGCCGTCGACGCCCCGGCCCTGCTGGCCCGCCGGATGGACGCCCGCTCGGGCATGTCCGTCACCTGGGGCCGGATCGAGGCCGGGCACGCCTGCAACGTCATCCCGATGCACGCCGAGCTCTCGGGAACCGTGCGCTGCCTGGACCTGAACGCCTGGCACGAGGCGCCGGACATGATCCACGCGGCGATCGACGAGATCGCGACCATGCACGGGGCCAAGTTCGAGATCAACCACGTGCGCGGGGTGCCCCCGGTGGTCAACGACCCGGTGATCACCGAGCTGCTGCGCGAGGCGATGGGGGTCCGCCGCGGAGCGGAGTCGGTCGAGGACACCGAGCAGAGCCTGGGTGGCGAGGACTTCTCCTGGTACCTGGAGCACGTTCCGGGCGCGATGGCCCGGCTGGGGGTCCGTGCGCCCGGTGACACGGCCAAGCGTGATCTGCACCGGGGCGACTTCGACGTGGACGAGTCCGCGATCGGCGTCGGCGTGGAGTTCTTCACGGCCGCCGCCCTGCTCGACGGACGTCGCGCGAGGCCCGTCGGCGACCGTTGA
- a CDS encoding N-acetylneuraminate synthase family protein, whose protein sequence is MTTTPDSRLRTFGPRTAGPGRPVYVVGEIGINHNGDLGNAFALIDAAAEAGCDAVKFQKRTPEICTPRDQWDIERDTPWGRMTYIDYRHKVEFGEDEYRAIDDHCAKRGIDWFASPWDTEAVAFLEKFDVPAHKVASASLTDDELLRALRATGRTVVLSTGMSTPQQIRHAVEVLGSANILLCHATSTYPAKAEELNLRVINTLREEYPNVPIGYSGHETGLQTTLAAVALGATFVERHITLDRAMWGSDQAASVEPGGLTRLVRDIRTIETALGDGVKRVYESELGPMKKLRRVRGELAAV, encoded by the coding sequence ATGACGACCACCCCCGACTCCCGCCTGCGCACCTTCGGCCCCCGCACCGCGGGCCCCGGCCGCCCCGTCTACGTCGTCGGTGAGATCGGCATCAACCACAACGGCGACCTCGGCAACGCCTTCGCCCTCATCGACGCCGCCGCCGAAGCCGGTTGCGACGCCGTGAAGTTCCAAAAGCGCACCCCGGAGATCTGCACCCCGCGCGACCAGTGGGACATCGAACGCGACACCCCCTGGGGCCGGATGACCTACATCGACTACCGCCACAAGGTCGAGTTCGGCGAGGACGAGTACCGCGCCATCGACGACCACTGCGCCAAGCGCGGCATCGACTGGTTCGCCTCCCCGTGGGACACCGAGGCCGTCGCCTTCCTGGAGAAGTTCGACGTCCCCGCCCACAAGGTGGCCTCCGCCTCCCTCACCGACGACGAGCTGCTGCGCGCCCTGCGCGCCACCGGCCGCACCGTCGTCCTGTCCACCGGCATGTCCACCCCGCAGCAGATCCGCCACGCGGTGGAGGTGCTCGGCAGCGCCAACATCCTCCTCTGCCACGCGACTTCGACGTACCCGGCCAAGGCCGAGGAGCTCAACCTGCGGGTGATCAACACCCTCCGGGAGGAGTACCCGAACGTCCCGATCGGCTACTCCGGCCACGAGACGGGCCTGCAGACCACCCTCGCCGCCGTCGCCCTCGGCGCCACCTTCGTCGAGCGGCACATCACCCTCGACCGCGCGATGTGGGGCTCCGACCAGGCCGCCTCCGTCGAGCCCGGCGGCCTCACCCGGCTGGTCCGCGACATCCGCACCATCGAGACCGCCCTCGGCGACGGCGTCAAGCGCGTCTACGAGTCCGAGCTCGGCCCCATGAAGAAGCTCCGCCGCGTCCGGGGCGAGCTCGCAGCCGTCTGA